In one window of Prionailurus bengalensis isolate Pbe53 chromosome B3, Fcat_Pben_1.1_paternal_pri, whole genome shotgun sequence DNA:
- the LOC122467768 gene encoding LOW QUALITY PROTEIN: dnaJ homolog subfamily A member 1-like (The sequence of the model RefSeq protein was modified relative to this genomic sequence to represent the inferred CDS: deleted 1 base in 1 codon) produces MRQLYPKDEFLIISGLRRALVFHRRHSMRVCAKTTYYVLGVKPNATQEEMEKAYRKPALKYHLDKNPNEGEKFKQISQAYGVLSDAKERELYDKGGEQAIKEGGAGGGFGSPVDTFDRFFGGGRRMQRKGEIVTYGDVKRVLDKGVPIYRRPYEKGRLIIEFEVHFPENAFLSPDKLSLLEKLLPERKEVEETDEMDQAGLVDFAPHQERWRHYNGEAYEDDEHHPRGGVWRSDLLMEPVNSTAGIL; encoded by the exons ATGAGGCAGCTCTACCCTAAGGATG agTTCCTGATCATTTCTGGTCTACGGAGAGCACTCGTGTTCCACCGCCGCCACAGTATGCGCGTGTGTGCGA AAACTACTTATTATGTTTTGGGGGTCAAACCCAATGCCacccaggaagaaatggaaaaggctTACAGGAAACCGGCTTTGAAGTACCACCTTGATAAGAATCCAAATGAAGGAGAGAAGTTTAAACAGATTTCTCAAGCTTACGGAGTGCTCTCTGATGCAAAGGAAAGGGAATTATATGACAAAGGAGGAGAACAGGCAATTAAAGAGGGAGGAGCTGGTGGTGGTTTTGGCTCCCCTGTGGACACCTTTGATAGGTTTTTTGGAGGAGGAcgaaggatgcagagaaaaggagag ATTGTCACGTACGGCGATGTTAAGCGTGTGCTAGAC AAAGGCGTGCCAATTTATCGTAGACCATATGAAAAGGGTCGCCTGATCATCGAATTTGAGGTACACTTTCCTGAgaatgcttttctctctcctgataAACTCTCTCTGCTGGAAAAACTCCTACCTGAGAGGAAGGAAGTGGAAGAGACTGATGAAATGGACCAGGCAGGACTGGTGGACTTTGCTCCACATCAGGAAAGATGGCGCCATTACAATGGAGAAGCATATGAGGACGATGAACATCATCCTAGGGGTGGTGTTTGGCGGTCAGACCTCTTAATGGAGCCAGTAAATAGCACCGCTGGCATTTTATAG